One segment of Bacteroidota bacterium DNA contains the following:
- the yidD gene encoding membrane protein insertion efficiency factor YidD: MQKIISSFFILLIKGYRIFISPYTTPSCRYTPTCSEYSIQALKKHGTFKGIYLTIKRLISCNPWGGSGYDPIP; this comes from the coding sequence ATGCAAAAAATAATCAGTAGTTTTTTTATCTTGTTGATTAAAGGGTACAGGATATTTATTTCGCCTTATACTACACCTTCTTGTCGGTATACACCCACTTGTTCGGAATATAGTATTCAGGCTTTAAAAAAACACGGAACATTTAAAGGCATATATTTAACAATTAAAAGACTGATTTCCTGTAACCCTTGGGGTGGCAGTGGGTATGACCCAATTCCCTAA
- the rnpA gene encoding ribonuclease P protein component, which yields MPQTFKKEERLCNRNQIKELFEKGNVIKAYPLKMLWEKKDDNDTFPVQILIAVPKRNIKKAVLRNKIKRRIREGYRKNKYRFQEAIINQKLSCSAVILFSGKEEISYIDTETKIIQLLERLMVEYAKNNQ from the coding sequence ATGCCGCAAACATTTAAAAAAGAGGAACGTTTATGCAATAGAAATCAAATAAAGGAATTATTTGAAAAAGGAAATGTTATAAAAGCTTATCCCTTAAAAATGTTGTGGGAAAAAAAAGACGACAACGATACATTTCCAGTTCAGATCCTAATTGCAGTACCCAAAAGAAATATCAAAAAAGCTGTATTAAGAAATAAGATTAAGAGAAGAATCCGAGAGGGATACAGGAAAAACAAATACCGTTTTCAAGAAGCCATAATTAATCAAAAACTAAGCTGTTCGGCTGTTATTCTATTTTCAGGGAAAGAAGAAATTTCATATATTGATACAGAAACAAAAATAATTCAATTGCTAGAACGTTTAATGGTTGAATATGCAAAAAATAATCAGTAG
- a CDS encoding uroporphyrinogen-III synthase: MKVKSILVTQPKPETEKSPYFDLANKFNIKIDFRPFIHIKGVPASEFRKAKINIAEHTAVILTSRSAVDHFFRMCAEMRVTVPDSLKYFCISESTAYYLQKYVLYRKRKIFFGKQTFSDLMEVIKKHSEDTFLLPVADIHKQGITEVLKKSNIKFTKAIFYNTVCSDLKDLSDVNYDILVFFSPADIESLYKNFPDFKQKKTRIAAFGSTTLKAAVAAGLKVDIPAPTPSTPSMTMALEQYIVKANK; encoded by the coding sequence ATGAAAGTTAAAAGTATACTGGTTACTCAACCAAAGCCTGAAACTGAAAAGTCACCTTATTTTGATCTTGCCAATAAATTTAATATTAAAATCGATTTCAGGCCATTTATACATATAAAAGGTGTTCCTGCATCAGAATTCAGGAAGGCAAAAATCAATATTGCTGAGCATACAGCTGTAATTCTAACTAGCAGGAGTGCTGTTGATCATTTTTTTAGAATGTGTGCCGAAATGCGTGTTACTGTTCCTGATTCTTTAAAGTATTTTTGCATTAGCGAATCTACTGCATATTACCTTCAAAAATATGTACTTTATAGAAAAAGGAAAATATTCTTCGGCAAACAAACATTTAGTGATTTAATGGAAGTAATAAAAAAACATTCCGAAGACACATTTCTTTTACCTGTTGCCGATATCCATAAACAGGGAATAACTGAAGTGTTAAAGAAAAGCAACATCAAATTTACAAAAGCTATTTTTTACAACACCGTTTGTAGTGATTTAAAAGATCTTTCAGATGTAAATTATGATATTCTGGTTTTTTTCAGTCCGGCAGATATTGAATCCTTATACAAAAACTTTCCTGACTTTAAACAAAAGAAAACAAGGATAGCTGCCTTTGGATCAACTACCCTTAAAGCAGCAGTTGCAGCAGGATTAAAAGTGGATATTCCAGCCCCTACCCCATCTACACCTTCAATGACTATGGCTCTTGAACAATATATAGTTAAAGCTAACAAATAG